ATTTACCCATCGTCTTGCCACCACCGGTTACGAAGTTGACCACACCATCAGGAAGGCCAATACCATCAATCATTTTGGCAAATGCAAGTGTGGTATTCGGAGTAAGACTACTTGGTTTCAATACGATAGTACAACCAGTCAGCAATGACGGAGCCACTTTGCGCGCCATCACAAAGAAAGGAAAGTTCCATGGACAAATACCAACCACTACGCCGATTGGTTTGCGGAAAAGGAAAATATTTTCGTTCGGACGGTCGCTGTTGATAATTTCACCTTCGTAAATGCGTGCCCATCCTGCATAATAATCAAAATAATCAGCAGTAAAATCAACTTCTACCTGAGCCAACGGAAGAACTTTTGCCTGCTCAGCTACCAGAATCTGAGCCAGTTCAATGCGGTTTTTTCGAATAACTTCTGCCATTTTCTTCAGGTAAGAAGCGCGGTCAGAGGCAGTTCTTGCAACCCAGGCATCTTGCGCGCCTTTTGCGGCTTGCAGAGCAGTTTCGGCATCACGGTTATCACCTTTCGGCACTCTCGATACGATTTTTCCTGTAAAAGGATTTTCTACTTCAATCCACTCTCCTGACTGGGAATTCACATATTTCCCGTTAATTAATTGCTGATACTCTTTCATGGAAATTATAATTTAAAGGTTTGATTCACAATCTCTCTAAACAATGGCTTTTCGGAGTTTGTTCGGCGTTTTTGAAGAAACATCAAAACACAAATATCAATGCCAAAATTGCAATCTAAAAAGATACTCTGAAATTGGTAAAAGATATCGTGGGTTATTTTAACTTTGCGGGGAATCAAAAATGTATTCTTTATTTTCAGATATTTATTCAATCCATAAGAAGTGTCATGAAACTCACCCACTCCATCAAAATGACATTCTCCCTGATGTCATTTCTCTGTGTAGCCATGCTTGGCAATGCTGCACAAAATACAGATCCGCTGGTAGCGCATATCGATTCAACAATCTCTCCGGGTAGAGATTTCTTCATGTTTGCCAATGGCAAATGGTTTAAACAGAATCCGATTCCGGCCAGTGAGACATCGAACGGCATTTTCCAGATGATACAGGACACCATCAATGCGCAGATCCACGATGTGTGCGTCTCGTCTGCCCGGATGAAAAACAAAGAACAGGGAAGTGCACGTCAAAAGATCGGCGACCTTTATATTACCGGCATGGATTCTGTCTCGCTTAACCGCAACGGTATTAATCCGATCAAAGCAGATCTGGCACGTATCGACAAGATTGCCTCGCAAAAAGACCTGTTGGCCACCGCAGCCTGGATGCGGACAATCGGAGCCGGAACAATGTACGGTCTTTATGTCGCGCAGGATGATAAGATCAGCAGCAAACATGCGGTTTTTATAGCACAGGGAGGATTGAGCCTGCCTGATCGGGAATATTACTTTGCCACGGATAAGCAAGCGGTAAAAGTTCGTCAGGCTTTCGTCACTTATGCCCGGAAAATGTTTCTGAGAATGGGATATGACGCTAATGGTGCACAATCAGCAGCCAAAGAGATTATGAAACTGGAAACTGCACTTGCCAAAGTTTCCCGCAAGCTGGAAGATACGCGTGATCCTTTTCGCAACTACAACAAAATGTCTTTCAACAAACTGACAGCAACCAACCCTGCGCTGGAGTGGCAACTAACTTTCCAGACCGTTGGATTACCTAAAGTGGATAGTGTGATAGTCGGCCAACCGGAATTTGTAAAGGCGCTGAATGGTTATTTAAAAAGCTTTCCGCTATCGGTATGGAAATCCTACCTGAAACTGAATCTCATCGGCTCTTATGCTGAATACCTCGATGATAAAACCTTCCGCATTGCCTTTGATTACAGTTCGGCACTGCGTGGAACTAAAGTGCCCCGCCCCCGCTGGAAACGCGTCACCAATGAAGTGGACGGCTCACTCGGTGATTTGGTCGGACAGGTTTATGTAAAGGATTATTTGCCTAAGGGTACCAAAGAAAAATTACTTGAAATAGGTACGGAGATCAAGAAAGTATATGCTGAACGCATCAAAAACCTGGATTGGATGTCGCCGGAAACTAAGCAAAAAGCCCTTCACAAACTTGATGTGATGATTATGAAAGCCGGTTATCCGGATAAATGGAAGGATATGAGCAAACTTGAAATCAACCGTTTTTCCTTTGCTGAGAATATGAAAAGAGTGGCTCAATGGCATTTCAACTACATGTTTTCCAAATATGGGAAACCGGTGGATCGGACAGAATGGGATATGCAGCCACAAACCTACAACGCTTACTACAATCCTTCGAACAACGAAATCGTAGTGCCGGGATGCAACATTCTTGTTCCGGGTTTCGAACGCAAAATGGCCGATGACGCGATTCTTTATTCCATCATCGGAGGCTCTACTTTCGGTCATGAGATGACTCATGGATTTGACGATCAGGGTGCTAAATATGACGCTAACGGAAACCTCACTAACTGGTGGACTCCCCAGGACAGCGCGAAGTTCTTTACCCGGACAAAAATGATCGTTGCGCAATTCAATAAATACGTTGCCGTGGACACGCTGCATATCAATGGTGAGATGACACAAGGTGAGAATATCGCCGATCTTGGCGGCATTGCGATGGGATACGAAGCCTTTAAGAAAACCGCCCAATACAAAAGCAACGAGATAATCTCAGGATTCAATCCTGACCAGCGGTTCTTCCTCGGATATGCTATGGCCTGGATGGTGAATGCCCGTCCCGAGTATATCTCCAATCAGGTACGCAGTGATGTCCATTCACCTGCAAGATTCCGTGTAAACGGACCGCTATCAGATATGGATGCTTTCTACTCTACGTTTCATATTCAAAAAGGAGATGCCATGTGGTTACCGGAAGAACTTCGGGTGAAAATATGGTAAAACGAAGAGACGATATTATTCAATTAAGCCCTGTTGATTTATTTTCAACGGGGCTTATTGCTTGTGCAAAAGTTATAATTCAAAGAATAAGTATCGAAAGAACGAATCTAACTTCTCTACTTATTTCTTGGGAGTCCAAATGGCCTTCCACAGGAGTACTTCATCATTAGCCGAATAAGATCTGGCAAAACGATCGCCTTTATCCGGATCTTTTTCGATAAACTTCACATCCGGTCCGGAGAGATATTTGTACGTCAATGCCTTGTTTGAACGGAATGTGATTGAATAATGCCTTTGATCTTTCTTGTTCATCTTCTTAATTGAATTCCAACCATCCCAACCACCGACGATATAGCAACCGTTTGTTCCCTCAGGCACTGTGACAGTATAGGTAATAAAGGCATCAGGAACCGATTTATCATACACAGCCAACCATTTTGCAACTACATCATTAGCGGAGTAGGTTCTTCCATCCACCCAATCACTAGTGGCTGTTATTTCCCCATACCCTTTACAGGGACCGGCAAAATAAACGTACTTCATTAATTTATTAGTCAGGATAGTTGTGGTATAATGTGTATCATCCACTTTCTGCATTTCTTTAAAGCTTTTCCAACCATCCCATGCTCCTGAAATATAACAGCATTTAGTACCCTGAGGTACCGTAACGTGAAATGTAAGGTTTTCATTCCTTATAGATTTATCATACACAGCCACCCATTTTGTAACAATATCTTTTGCAGCATAGGCCCGGTTATCAATTTCAGTGCCATCTGCTGCTTTTTCAACGTATCCCCAGCCCGGACCGGAGCAATATTTATATTTATGCGAGGTCTTTGCGGTCGGAATATTTATTGAGTAGTGTGTATCATCTATCTTTTTCATCATTTGATGCTTCCATCCATTCATTTCACCAGCAATGTAACAGGCATTTGTGCCCATAGGAACCGTAACAGAATAAGTAAGCGCGTTTGCCATTATAAAAGCAAACGACACAATCAGGGTCAATATCACTCTTTTCATGGCTTTGTTTGTTTTTTAGATTTTAGAGATTTCTCTTAAAGAAGAATAGTTTAAGGATTTGCGTATCTGTCTTAGGCATGAAAAATAAAGGTATGTAACAGCAGATTCGGAAAACATACCGGAGAGTGTTGTCACAAAGGGCTTAGGTATATACACCAACAATCATAATAAGGCTAACAATATAACAATCGGGGAAAATAAAGAGTTTATTTACTGAATATAACCCTTTAAAGTAGAATATTGAAACGGCATACTTTCAATTGGAGCAATTATTTCCTATAATGAGATGGCAGTCACAAATTTGATCAACAAAAAATGCCAGCATTTTCACGGAAAGCAATAAATTTGCCGCCTTAAATAATAATACTACACATCTACAATGAAAAAGAAACAACTACTGACGCTGCTTCTCTTTGCGTTTGCATTGCTGAGTTACGGAACTATTCCGGTTCCTTTCAATCAAAAAAACATCACTTACATGGGGCGAATCGGCATGGAGTCAAACCAGTACGCCGAATTGTATTGGCCGGGAAGTTCCATCTCGATTAACTTTAAAGGGACTGAAATCAAAGGGACATTTAAAAACGTGAAAGAAGAAACCTACTTCTTCGTAATCGTGGATGGTGACGATAGCAATCCGGTGAAAATCAAACCTGACACGATTAAATCCACCATTGTTTTGGCGAAGGGCCTGAAGAATAAGAAACACACACTACAGGTTTTCAAACTCACCAATAACACGACCTTCTCCCGCTTTTACGGTTTTGAACTGGCCGATGGCTCTAAAATTTTGCCTGCTTCTCCCCTGCCTAAAAGAAAAATAGAATTCTACGGCAACTCTATTACAGCCGGTCACGGAGTGGATGTGAAAGCCGGCAATCCTGATTCAGGAAGTTCAGCCCTGTTTAATAACTACTGGACTTATGCTGCCCGCACTGCCCGCCATTATCATTCGCAATACTCTTGCATTGCCCGCAGCGGCATCGGCATCATGGTAAGCTGGTTCCCCGAGATTATGCCTGAGATATATGACCGCACCAACCCTGACAATCCTCAAAGCAAATGGGATTTTAGCAAATACACTCCCGATATCGTGGTGATCAACCTCTTCCAGAACGATTCCTGGATAGTAAAACAGCCCAACAATGCACAGTTTAAGGCTCGATTTGGCACAACGGCACCTGACGAAGCGTTCATCATCAAATCATACCAGGATTTTGTAAAATCAATCCGCAGCAAATACCCAAAAGCTTCCATCATTTGTGCTTTAGGTAGCATGGATGCAACCAAAGAAGGCTCGCCATGGCCGGGATACGTGGAAAAAGCGTCAAAAGGATTGAATGACCCGAAAATATACACCTACTTTTTCCCTTTCAAAAACACGCCGGGACACCCCATTGTCGCTGAACAGAAAGTCATGGCAGATGGTCTGATTAAGTTTATCGACGAACACATCAAATGGTAAGATAATCGCTTTCCGGATACATAAAACTAAACGACAAAGATGGGAAATCAACTGCCCTCTTTGTAGTTTTTTGTTGCCGTACTCAAGGAAACAATTTGTAACCGAAGTGTAATATTTATCCGGTCTATCCTTCTTTTTAACGGTAAAACAGTCCGTCTTACCGATAAACATATCCCCGTTTTCCTCACAATCCTGAACTTTACATCGTTAAACAAAGGCAATCCGAGGATTGTCCGATTCAATTTACCCGAGATGGTCAAGACGATGAAATCAATGATCTGCAAACAACTTTTTCGCAAACCTCTGCTTCTGACAATAATGGCAGGATTGAGTTGCTCCCTTTCCTCCTATGCCGCACAAAACGATTATTCAGCTTTGATGGATAGCATTGACATCCACAAGCCCAATTATATCAAAGTTTATCACCAAGTAAACAGAAACGAACTCATTCGTCAGATAAACGAATCTCCGGCATTTGCTCCGGGAAAAGAAAACTACCTTAGTACGGGAGCTCCTATCGAAGACGAATTTGAGAAGGAAAATGCCGACATGAAAGCGCAGATCGAGCTCCGATACCGGTTCACCAAAGATATTATGCCTTTTCATTCCTATCTCATAATGAACTACCGCCAGACTACTTTCTGGCACATCTTCGACAAATCAATGACTCACAATTTCAATCCGTCTATCGGACTGACGAAGATTATCTTTAAAGGAAAACATATTATCGGAAGAGCCTCGTTGATGGCCGAACATGAATCGGACGGTAGGGATTCGCTCAACAATCACGGGTGGAACAATGTCTCTCTGACAGGTGAGTATTTTTTCAATCCAAGGTTGCACTTTGAGGGGAAATTATGGGCTCCCTTTGGTATCGGTAAGGAAAATTCTGATTTGATGAAGTATCGAGGGTATGGATATGTGGCTATTAGTGCAATGGATCGTTCAAAAATGGTCAGAGGCTCTCTCCTGCTCAATCCCAGAGGTAAGAATGACGGTGTAAACCTGACTCTGGATCTTAGCTTCAGGCTTTCGCAAAATGACAACCGCTATATATTCTTCCAATACTACAAAGGCTATGGCGAAGAGCTGCACAATTACAAACAATATCATTCGATTTTACGGGCAGGATTTGCCATCAAGCAGGATTTCGCATCATTTTTCTAATCCATCAGCATAAATCAAAACGAACCATCCGTAATATATGAATGGTTCGTTTTTTATTTCATTTCAGAAAAGCATCACGATGCACTAGTAAAGAAAAAGGACGTTCCGTGGAGTGTCCTTTCATATTTCAGTGATTATAATCCTGCTTTGATTTTGTCAATCATCTCAGCATATTCCGCATCTGAAAGATAAGTCTTCTGTGGATTCATTTCGATTACGCCACCGAAGTTATAGCCTCCCTCGTATTTAGGAACAATATGCATGTGCAGGTGAGAAAGTTTGTCAGAGAATGCACCGTAATTGATTTTAGCAGGATTGTAAGCCGATGCGATAGCTTTAGCTGTCTTAACCACATCACGCATAAAGGCGTTACGCTCTTCATCACTCAGTTCATATAGCTCAACGCCGTGATCTTTGTAAACGACATTGCAACGTCCCGGGTGAGACTGTTCTTTGAAAAGAAAAATTTCGGAAACTTCCAGCTCGGCAATTTTGATCATCAATTCGTCTAGTACCGGCAGTTTTTGGCAGTACAGACATTCTGATACAGGTGTTGGCATAATTGGTTTTGTTTTGGTAAATAATTGGTTTTAGCTGAATGCAAAGATATGTATTTATCAATAAGAAGAGCCTTCCATCTCTTTTATATCCTCAACAGATATCATCAAATATGGTATCCAAAATATCAAAATCAGCCCTTCAATCATTCACTCATCAAAGAGCGTAAGGCATCTACCGAAAGTCCGGCTTCAAAATATATGGGTAAATCATACAAAAACATGTCCTATCTTCCACCCAAAGAATAACGAAAGAGGCTTCTGACTATATTTGTGCGGTTTTTTAATTACCACTATAATCATTCTGGATTATTTATTCACACAAAACATACTACTTACTATGAAAATCAAAACACTTCTCACCCCTGCCCTTGCGCTTCTGCTGGCTGCGGGAATCAAGGCCGAAATTACCTTGCCAAAAGTGCTTGGAAGCAACATGGTGCTTCAGCGAAACCAATCCGTTCCCGTTTGGGGAAATGCTGATAAAGGCGAAAAAGTCACCGTAAAATTTGCCGGACAAACCAAAACCGCTGTTAGCGACACGTCCGGTTATTGGAAAGTGATGCTTACACCACTCAAAGCGTCAGAGAAACCTGCATCAATGACGATCAAAGGAAAAAACAAGATCATCCTGAATAATATTCTTGTGGGAGATGTATGGTTGTGTTCAGGTCAATCAAATATGGAATACCCCCTGAATAGAAAAACAAAGAAATATCAGGGTCCCAAAGCGACTCCCGATGTGGCAGCTGCCGAGCTGAAGAAAACACAACCGGATAATATCCGTTACTTCTACGTGGAAAAGAATTACAAACCCAACGAATATAAAACCAAAGGCTGGGTAAATGGCAACGACAGCGTCCTTCATAATCTGTCAGCTATCGGATACTTTTTTGCTCAGGAAATACATAAAGAGATCGGTGTACCCATCGGTATTATGTCAATATCATGGGGCGGAACCCGCGTGGAACAATGGACACCTTACTGGGCCTACGAACAATCTCCAATCTTTAAAGAACAAGCTTCCAAAAAGGATTTTAAGATTGACGGAATGCATCCCGGACAAATGTACAACAGTATGCTGGCACCGGTAATTCCTTTTGCAACCAAAGGAGTACTCTGGTATCAGGGAGAATCGAATCTTATGGTACACGATAGCCTGCGCTATTGTGACAAATTTAAACTTATGGTGGACACCTGGCGTAATTTATTTGGCATAAAGAACTGGCCTTTCTACTATGTACAGATTGCACCACACTATTATACACATCGAACTAAAGATCGCTTTCCGCATGATGTGGAAACACTGCCCATAACATGGGAAGTACAGTCTCAATGTCTCAAAATCCCATCTACAGGTATGGCAGTTACCACTGATCTGGTCGATAGCCTGAAAGATATTCACCCATGGAACAAATGGGATGTGGCCCACCGCCTTGCATTGATTGCAGCAGCAAAAAGTTATGGAAAAAACATCGAATACTCCGGCCCGGTCTATAAATCAATGCAGGTAATGAATGATAAGATTATCCTGTCATTCGATCACATTGGCAGCGGGCTGATCAGTAAAGACGGAAAGCCGCTTACCTGGTTCACCATTGCAGGAGAAGATGGTAAGTTTGTACAAGCAGAGGCAAAAATTGAAAACAATCAGGTAATTGTCTATTCTCAAAATGTTAAATCACCAAAAAATGTCCGCTTCGGATGGCATGAAGAAGCACAATCCAACTTCTTTAATAAGGAAGGATTGCCGGCATCACCTTTCCGTACTGATGCTCCTACGTGGGAGATGAAATAAGAGAGGGAAAGTAAGAGCTGAAATAAAAATGGAATCAGCTCTTACCCTCTACTCTATATTTCACCACAAAGATCCACATTCAATAGCACTGATAATCATATCAATAAATGTGATATCAAACAATGGCTATGCTCAACCAATCATTGGAGGAGCATAGCCATTGTTGTTTTTAAGAAGAAATATTCCAGGAAAATCAAATGTATAATGTATCTCTGAATCCCTTAAAATTCATCATCATAATGGATAATCCCATCAGTATAAATGAAAAACCGGTTATTAGGATAGGTTCTTTGGGAATGGAAATGGGAAGTTCAATCATCCGAATTTATAGTCCAATAGTGAACATATATTAATCATGTTTGGATATTGATAGTTCGACTTTCGATATTGATAAACCAATTATTAATATAGATTAATCCGGTTTGGATATTGGTTAATCCTTTTAAGATATGGAACTTCCAACTTTGAATATAGATTAATTATTATTGCGTAGGACTAATACCTTTTTACTGTAGGATAAACCAACTTTGAAAATAGATTAATCAATTATCAATATGTATTAATCGTTTTACGATAATGATAAACCGGGAATGGATATATATAATCCGGGAATCAATAATACAAAATCAGGTTTGGAAAATGATCAGATAGAAAAGCGGATATATGAAACAGCAGATATCCTGTTTCAATCATAAAGGCAGATATAAAAAGTTGAAGTCTCAAAAGGCTCTTATTCTCATTATACTATCATGAAAGGCTTAAAAAAAACCCTAACAGGTATTCAAAAACTGCCAGGGTTGGACTATCAAGATGCATTATAATCAAAATTGAAAATCAAAACAGGTGAAAGGGTTATTTGTTAAATGAGATATTACTAACAGCTTTGTATTGTGCAGATCCGGCTCCAAAAGCGGATTTTACATAATTCTTAACCGCCAAACCCACATCCACCAAACCAATACCGTCTTCATACAAGACCTGATCCCTCTTATTGGTATGAGTATCTACCAGTACGCTGGCAGATGTAATCGCCAGATTGGCATTCTTGTACTCCACTGATTTTGCTGAAATCGCTTCAATAGTCAAATCGGGTTCGTTGGGCTTATATTCAGGAATTTCTTTGAGAAAAACAACAAGACGGTTAAAGTTTGAGGCTTTCCGGTCATACGCAGCCAAATGTAAAGTATTGGATTTGCTTTCCGGGTCAGTTGCATTTTCTGCTGACTCGGTATTATCAGGCTTCTCGGAACTCCTCTGAGACCGCAATTCACGTATAATACTCTGGAACTGGTCAACGACCTCATTGGAAGCGCCTGATACCTTTACCGCATTGTTGATACGGGTAACATACTTATCAAAACCTCCATAGAGTGTTTTCCTGAAGCTTATCGCATTATTCATCAGGACAGTTGCTGTATGGGTTTCCTCTATACATACCCCTCCATCCTCTTTTAACTTTGATAAGTTGGAAATCAACAATACACTCCTCGACGGCTGGTATTTTTCTCCAAATGTCTCCACCCGGGAGATCATTTCTTCCATGCTGGTCACATTTTGTTCGTGTTTGAATTGTGATGAACGCATAAATTTTACATTTTACAGTAGATAACTTAATTCAATCTATCTCACACTTATTCGTCGGAACATCTCCATAATTAACGGCAGCTACAATCGCCGCAACCGACTAATAATCAATTCTATTTTCTATTTTCATCTTTCTCTTATTTCGGCCTCCTTTCTATATTATTATCCAACATAAAACATCGAATAACATTTATTACATTGGCAAATGTATTAAAACCCTACAACACACAATGATTTAGTGTGTTATATTTTGTTATACACATTGTTTGAAGTTCATTTTAGCACTAAAACCAATGATAAAAGCTCAATTATTCGTCTTTTTGCTTAATTTAGTTGATAAATATTTTTCAGGAGTGTTGGTAGTCTGGGGATTTTTTGGGAGATTTGTGGGGAGAAGAAAAATAAATTTATCTTCAAAACCTGTCAGGTCTTTAAGACCTGACAGGTTTAATAAAAGAACAAATAACAATAAACCTTACCCCTCCATGAAAAAGAGATTCATATTTGCTATTATGGCTATGACGTTTATGCTGGCCAAAGCCGAAAACAAAGTATCTGCCATCACTACGGCTCAAAATGATTCTATCACTGTCAAAAAACCGGCTGACGGCAGCTCATTCGAGAATGCAATTGTAATAACTGAAACCACAGAAGACAAAGGAGTAGCAGCCGAATATAAATGGATTAAACAGAATTATCCGGATGCCAGCGTAAGAGGACAGGTTTGTTCGGGCAAAAACAAAAGAAAGTATGACATCATAGATATCATCACAAAGTCAGGTGAGAAAAAGAGTATCTATTTTGACATCACCAATTTCTATGGTAAATTCTGAATTGAATAAAGCGGAAAGTATTTACTGATTCAGTAAAATCGTCATCTATGAAAAAGACACTATTTCTACTATTCGTATTGTCATTACCCCAACTCTGTAATGCTGCTTCACCCAGGGAAATCACAGCTCAGGAATTGGATAAATACAAAACTGAGATTCGTAAAATGGCAGCAGAACTCCGACAGAAACTCACAAAGAGTGATGATTTTGAAGGACTGAATAAGGCTATTTGCATTGAGTTTCATACTGACACATTATACATCGAAAGGCTAATGGATAAAAGAATCTCTATAGACTATTCTACTGCCGGGATGATTAAAGCCGCCTATGATGCCGAAACGGATTATGACAAACTGCTGAATAAGTACTACAAATATATTCTCAAGAGACTAAATCCATCGGATAAAGAGATCTTGAAAGAAACTCAAAGATGCTGGATACAATACAGAGATTGCGAACGTAAATTTAATAGCACTATTTCAAAAGATGAATACTCTGGCGGAGGAACTATGCAGAGGATATTGGTTACGAACAGAGATCTCGATCTAACCCGGATGCGTGTCTTTGAACTGTACGATTATCTGATACGAATGACAGAATGACAAAACAATGTGTACTCCTTATATTTACATACAACAATACGTCTTTATACTTCAGGAGTTTAAGCTGAAACAGCAAGATAAGACTAAATATCATACAAACAAAATAAGCAAACCCACAGACAATTCTCTATGAAAATGAAAAAAATTCTCATTATCCTATTTATCACTATCGCAATTGTAAACATAACCAAGGCGCAGGATACTCTTTATATCTATAAAGCAGGTAATGTAATAGATAAACATGCTGTTTCCAATATTGACAGTATTACATTTACAAAGCCGGCAAAATCTACCACTGGTACTTTGACAGATATTGATGGAAATATATATCATTGGATTACCCTTGGCAATCAAACCTGGATGGTCGAAAACCTTAAAAC
The Parabacteroides sp. FAFU027 DNA segment above includes these coding regions:
- a CDS encoding M13 family metallopeptidase, giving the protein MKLTHSIKMTFSLMSFLCVAMLGNAAQNTDPLVAHIDSTISPGRDFFMFANGKWFKQNPIPASETSNGIFQMIQDTINAQIHDVCVSSARMKNKEQGSARQKIGDLYITGMDSVSLNRNGINPIKADLARIDKIASQKDLLATAAWMRTIGAGTMYGLYVAQDDKISSKHAVFIAQGGLSLPDREYYFATDKQAVKVRQAFVTYARKMFLRMGYDANGAQSAAKEIMKLETALAKVSRKLEDTRDPFRNYNKMSFNKLTATNPALEWQLTFQTVGLPKVDSVIVGQPEFVKALNGYLKSFPLSVWKSYLKLNLIGSYAEYLDDKTFRIAFDYSSALRGTKVPRPRWKRVTNEVDGSLGDLVGQVYVKDYLPKGTKEKLLEIGTEIKKVYAERIKNLDWMSPETKQKALHKLDVMIMKAGYPDKWKDMSKLEINRFSFAENMKRVAQWHFNYMFSKYGKPVDRTEWDMQPQTYNAYYNPSNNEIVVPGCNILVPGFERKMADDAILYSIIGGSTFGHEMTHGFDDQGAKYDANGNLTNWWTPQDSAKFFTRTKMIVAQFNKYVAVDTLHINGEMTQGENIADLGGIAMGYEAFKKTAQYKSNEIISGFNPDQRFFLGYAMAWMVNARPEYISNQVRSDVHSPARFRVNGPLSDMDAFYSTFHIQKGDAMWLPEELRVKIW
- a CDS encoding SGNH/GDSL hydrolase family protein; translation: MKKKQLLTLLLFAFALLSYGTIPVPFNQKNITYMGRIGMESNQYAELYWPGSSISINFKGTEIKGTFKNVKEETYFFVIVDGDDSNPVKIKPDTIKSTIVLAKGLKNKKHTLQVFKLTNNTTFSRFYGFELADGSKILPASPLPKRKIEFYGNSITAGHGVDVKAGNPDSGSSALFNNYWTYAARTARHYHSQYSCIARSGIGIMVSWFPEIMPEIYDRTNPDNPQSKWDFSKYTPDIVVINLFQNDSWIVKQPNNAQFKARFGTTAPDEAFIIKSYQDFVKSIRSKYPKASIICALGSMDATKEGSPWPGYVEKASKGLNDPKIYTYFFPFKNTPGHPIVAEQKVMADGLIKFIDEHIKW
- a CDS encoding phospholipase A, translating into MICKQLFRKPLLLTIMAGLSCSLSSYAAQNDYSALMDSIDIHKPNYIKVYHQVNRNELIRQINESPAFAPGKENYLSTGAPIEDEFEKENADMKAQIELRYRFTKDIMPFHSYLIMNYRQTTFWHIFDKSMTHNFNPSIGLTKIIFKGKHIIGRASLMAEHESDGRDSLNNHGWNNVSLTGEYFFNPRLHFEGKLWAPFGIGKENSDLMKYRGYGYVAISAMDRSKMVRGSLLLNPRGKNDGVNLTLDLSFRLSQNDNRYIFFQYYKGYGEELHNYKQYHSILRAGFAIKQDFASFF
- a CDS encoding HIT family protein, which gives rise to MPTPVSECLYCQKLPVLDELMIKIAELEVSEIFLFKEQSHPGRCNVVYKDHGVELYELSDEERNAFMRDVVKTAKAIASAYNPAKINYGAFSDKLSHLHMHIVPKYEGGYNFGGVIEMNPQKTYLSDAEYAEMIDKIKAGL
- a CDS encoding sialate O-acetylesterase; its protein translation is MKIKTLLTPALALLLAAGIKAEITLPKVLGSNMVLQRNQSVPVWGNADKGEKVTVKFAGQTKTAVSDTSGYWKVMLTPLKASEKPASMTIKGKNKIILNNILVGDVWLCSGQSNMEYPLNRKTKKYQGPKATPDVAAAELKKTQPDNIRYFYVEKNYKPNEYKTKGWVNGNDSVLHNLSAIGYFFAQEIHKEIGVPIGIMSISWGGTRVEQWTPYWAYEQSPIFKEQASKKDFKIDGMHPGQMYNSMLAPVIPFATKGVLWYQGESNLMVHDSLRYCDKFKLMVDTWRNLFGIKNWPFYYVQIAPHYYTHRTKDRFPHDVETLPITWEVQSQCLKIPSTGMAVTTDLVDSLKDIHPWNKWDVAHRLALIAAAKSYGKNIEYSGPVYKSMQVMNDKIILSFDHIGSGLISKDGKPLTWFTIAGEDGKFVQAEAKIENNQVIVYSQNVKSPKNVRFGWHEEAQSNFFNKEGLPASPFRTDAPTWEMK
- a CDS encoding adenosylhomocysteinase: MKKRFIFAIMAMTFMLAKAENKVSAITTAQNDSITVKKPADGSSFENAIVITETTEDKGVAAEYKWIKQNYPDASVRGQVCSGKNKRKYDIIDIITKSGEKKSIYFDITNFYGKF
- a CDS encoding lysozyme inhibitor LprI family protein, with amino-acid sequence MKKTLFLLFVLSLPQLCNAASPREITAQELDKYKTEIRKMAAELRQKLTKSDDFEGLNKAICIEFHTDTLYIERLMDKRISIDYSTAGMIKAAYDAETDYDKLLNKYYKYILKRLNPSDKEILKETQRCWIQYRDCERKFNSTISKDEYSGGGTMQRILVTNRDLDLTRMRVFELYDYLIRMTE